The Pirellulales bacterium region AAGGTCGTTCTGACCCACCTGCACACCGATCACGCCGGCGGTCTGGAGCACTTTCCGCGGGCCGAGATTCTTGTCAGCCAGCCAGAATATCGCGCCGCCGAGGGACTGGCGGGCCAGGTGCGCGGTTACCTTCCGAACCGCTGGCCAAAATGGTTCCAGCCCCGCTTCATCGAGTTCCAGAAAAGTGCGGACTGCGCCCCCTTCGAGCGCAGTGCGCCGCTGACCACCGATGGTGCGGTGATGATCGTGCCAACGCCAGGGCATACACCGGGGCACGTTTCGGTGATCGTGCGCGACGGGGACACTAGCTATTTCCTGGCTGGCGACACGACATATTCCCAGGATGCGCTCCGCGACCACCTGGTCGATGGCGTGAGCCCAGACGCGGCCACCGCGCTGCGGACGATTCAGACCATTCTCGGCTATGCGAAGCAGCATCCCACGGTCTACCTGCCCGCGCACGACC contains the following coding sequences:
- a CDS encoding N-acyl homoserine lactonase family protein, yielding MKIHAIQTGSVRIKSSQRVGRGRGQMRQLHVLFDRAWTEWLPIYAWAIETSEGTILVDTGETARTALPGYFPRWHPYFWLAVQLSVTPEQEIGPQLHGLGIDPLEVRKVVLTHLHTDHAGGLEHFPRAEILVSQPEYRAAEGLAGQVRGYLPNRWPKWFQPRFIEFQKSADCAPFERSAPLTTDGAVMIVPTPGHTPGHVSVIVRDGDTSYFLAGDTTYSQDALRDHLVDGVSPDAATALRTIQTILGYAKQHPTVYLPAHDPESPARLRQVSTV